In Acidobacteriota bacterium, the DNA window AGCCAAGCGGGGGGAACGACGGGTCGGGAAAGCGACGGGGCCGCTCGCCGGCCCGGTCGATCGGACCGATCCGTCGGATCCGACCGATCGGTCGGATAGGGCGACGGTCGGTGAAACAAGCCCCGGGGGGCCGGGAACCATGGAGCCGCCTTCCGCGACGGCGCAGGGTCTCGTGGGCTTGCGATTCGCCGTCCACCAAGGGTTGCGCTCACGCCCGCGGCAACGGACCCGGCGGGAGGTGGGCGGGGAGGTGTCGAGAGCAATCACGAGAGCGGTTGAGAAGGCGGTTGCGATTGGGGTTGAGATAGCGATTCCGATGACGAAAGCGATACCGATACCGATACCGATAGCGATACCGATAGCGATACCGATACCGACCCCGATGAGGGGGGGGAGATGAGACGGTGAACGTGCCCAGACACAGTCCCCGCTTCCACATCACCACCTTCGGGTGCCAGATGAACGTCCTGGACTCGGAGAAGGCCGCCGGTCTCCTGGTGGAGGCCGGGTGGCTTCCCGCCGGTGACCCCGAGGCCGCCGACCTGGTGCTGTTCAACACCTGCAGCGTCCGCGAGAAGGCCGCGGAGAAGGTGTTCGCCTACCTCGGTCGGACGCGGGCCCTCAAGCGCCGTCGTCCCGGGCTGGTGGTGGGGGTCATGGGCTGTGTGGCCCAGCAGGAGGGCGAGGCCATGCTCCGGCGGGCGAAGGGCCTCGACTTCGTGGTGGGCACCCGCCGCCTGAACCGGGTCCCCGAGATCGCCGACGCCGTCCGCCGGGGGCTGGCGTCCGGCGTGGTGGACACCCTCATGGACGAGGACCCCCTCCCGGTGGAGGTGGAGCAGGTCCTCCGCGAGACGCCCTTCCGCGCCTTCGTCACCATCATGGAGGGGTGCGACAACTTCTGCGCCTACTGCGTGGTCCCGCGGACCCGGGGCCGCGAGCGCTCGCGGCCGTCCCTCCTCGTCCTCGACGAGGTCCGGCGCCTGGCGGACGCCGGCTGCGTGGAGGTGATGCTGCTCGGCCAGAACGTCAACTCCTACCGCGACCCGTCGCCGGAGGGCCTTTCGTTCCCGGAGCTGCTCCGCCGCGTTGCCCGAACCCCCGGCCTGCGCCGCCTGCGCTTCACCACCTCCCACCCCAAGGACTTCGACGACGCCCTCCTCGACGTCATGGTGAGCGAGCCGGTGGTCTGCCCCCAGGTTCACCTCCCGGCCCAGGCGGGCGCCACCCGGGTGCTCCGCGCCATGAACCGCAAGTACACCCGCGAGGCCTACCTGGAGAAGATCGCCCGGGTCCGGCAGGCCCCCCGGGCCATCAGCCTGTCGTCGGACTTCATCGTGGGCTTCCCCGGCGAGACCGAGGCGGAATTCCAGGAAACGCTGAGCCTCTTGGAGATCGTGCGTTACGACTCCATCTTCTCCTTCGTCTATTCGCCCCGCCCCCACACCGCCGCCCTGCAGCTGGACGACGACGTCCCGGACGCCGAGAAGAAGGACCGGCTGATCCGGCTCCAGGCGTTACAGGAACGCCTCCAGACCGAGGCCAACCGGCGGCGGGTCGGGTCGCTGGAGACCGTGCTCGTGGACGGCGCCGGGCGCGAACCGGGCCAGCTGAGCTCCCGGAACCCGGCCAACCAGATCGTCCACTTCCAGGGCGACCCCCGCCTCATCGGCACCTTCGTCATCGTCCGGGTGACGTCGGCGGGCGCCTACACCCTCGGGGGGGAACTTCCCCCGGCGGACACGGACAACGATGCGCAGCCGCGTTGACCCCCACCGCGTGCCAGGGTGGCTTTCCCTGCCGTTGTTGCCCCTCTCCTGGCTCTACGGGCTGGGGGCGTCGCTCCGGGGGCGCCGCCAGGCCCGGGAGCCCCGGCGGCTCCACCACCCCGTCCTCTCCGTGGGGAACCTCACCGTGGGCGGCACGGGGAAGACCCCCGTCACCGCCTTCCTCGCCGCCGCCCTGCGGGACGCCGGGCTGCGTCCGGCCATCCTGACCCGCGGGTACGGCGGGAAGAAGGCCGGGACCGACACCGGCACCCTCCTCGTCTCCGACGGGCGGCAGGTCTTCCCCGGCGCCGCCGAGGCCGGCGACGAGCCGTACCTCCTGGCCCGGCGGCTCCCCGGCGTGGCCGTGGTGCGGGGGGCCGACCGCTACGCCGCCGGCCTCTGGTACGACAAGCGCTACGACGTGGACGTCTTCCTCCTGGACGACGGCTTCCAGCACCGCCGGCTGCACCGGGACTTCGACCTCCTCCTGGTGGACGGCCGGCGCGGTGTGGGCAACGGCCGGGTGCTCCCCGCCGGCCCCCTGCGGGAACCGCTCTCGGCCGCGGCCCGGGCGGACGCCGTCCTGGTGACCCGACACGGCGAGGGGGACCCGGTCGAGGCGCTTCCCCGGCGGCTCCGGCGACGGCTCGGCGGGAAGCCCGTCTGGGCGGCCGACCTGGTGTCCGACGGCCTCCGGGACGCGGAAGGGCTTCCCATGAACCCGCCGCTGAGCCTCCGCGGCCTCCCGGCGGTGGCCGTGGCGGGCCTCGCCGACCCCGGGCAGTTCTTCCGCATGCTGGCGCGGGAGGGGGCCTGCCT includes these proteins:
- the miaB gene encoding tRNA (N6-isopentenyl adenosine(37)-C2)-methylthiotransferase MiaB — encoded protein: MNVLDSEKAAGLLVEAGWLPAGDPEAADLVLFNTCSVREKAAEKVFAYLGRTRALKRRRPGLVVGVMGCVAQQEGEAMLRRAKGLDFVVGTRRLNRVPEIADAVRRGLASGVVDTLMDEDPLPVEVEQVLRETPFRAFVTIMEGCDNFCAYCVVPRTRGRERSRPSLLVLDEVRRLADAGCVEVMLLGQNVNSYRDPSPEGLSFPELLRRVARTPGLRRLRFTTSHPKDFDDALLDVMVSEPVVCPQVHLPAQAGATRVLRAMNRKYTREAYLEKIARVRQAPRAISLSSDFIVGFPGETEAEFQETLSLLEIVRYDSIFSFVYSPRPHTAALQLDDDVPDAEKKDRLIRLQALQERLQTEANRRRVGSLETVLVDGAGREPGQLSSRNPANQIVHFQGDPRLIGTFVIVRVTSAGAYTLGGELPPADTDNDAQPR
- the lpxK gene encoding tetraacyldisaccharide 4'-kinase: MRSRVDPHRVPGWLSLPLLPLSWLYGLGASLRGRRQAREPRRLHHPVLSVGNLTVGGTGKTPVTAFLAAALRDAGLRPAILTRGYGGKKAGTDTGTLLVSDGRQVFPGAAEAGDEPYLLARRLPGVAVVRGADRYAAGLWYDKRYDVDVFLLDDGFQHRRLHRDFDLLLVDGRRGVGNGRVLPAGPLREPLSAAARADAVLVTRHGEGDPVEALPRRLRRRLGGKPVWAADLVSDGLRDAEGLPMNPPLSLRGLPAVAVAGLADPGQFFRMLAREGACLGEELSFPDHCPYGRAETDRIRAAVRRTGAPCVLATAKDAVKLEGLDLGAPLRVVELRLDPAPVELLDTLSAHPAFRALFGRNQPRGPRFGD